A single window of Anaerocolumna chitinilytica DNA harbors:
- a CDS encoding ABC transporter permease: MWLTLFRKECKMWCKSILFFGYLAVILFFYLTQMGGEDIPGEPKPGQKSYGYHYSTNEQVIMKSATDSLLREYSYGTYITYPIGFYKAVHLDEVKTKKIEALLLKLIGVDSDEFKKAIQEFKDGMLKQAEDGNMVVTEAPPMKLKVLENIPYNEFLSIMKQADQIIGKGSMYSKAYLSSNARVPLTYEEALQDYNQIKEKDRFSGAYARLYCDYFGILLGIIPVFFVTSRVLKDKHAHANEVLYGKSASSSVIVTARLASICCMLFLPVLLVSLLPLSQAAYAAKNAGVTADYFAFLKYCTGWLLPSILVVAVLGYFISELTEGVFSILIQVIWWFISLLAGMSRMEGGFGLNLIPRFNTLGEYGNFHKSLGQLIINRSVYTVVALVLLAALIYLYDTKRKGILQKNGKVSKVYLRKSKA, encoded by the coding sequence ATGTGGCTGACACTATTTCGAAAAGAATGTAAGATGTGGTGTAAGAGTATTTTATTTTTCGGGTACCTGGCAGTTATCCTATTCTTCTACCTGACTCAGATGGGGGGAGAAGATATACCTGGGGAGCCAAAACCCGGACAAAAAAGCTATGGTTATCACTACAGTACAAATGAGCAGGTGATTATGAAGTCAGCTACCGATAGTCTCCTCCGTGAATATAGCTACGGTACCTATATTACCTATCCCATTGGCTTCTATAAGGCAGTCCATCTGGATGAGGTAAAAACAAAAAAAATAGAAGCTCTGTTATTAAAGCTTATCGGTGTGGATTCTGATGAATTCAAAAAGGCGATACAAGAGTTTAAGGATGGGATGCTTAAGCAAGCAGAGGATGGGAATATGGTAGTGACGGAAGCACCGCCCATGAAGCTAAAAGTTCTGGAGAATATCCCCTACAACGAATTTCTTAGCATAATGAAGCAGGCAGATCAAATAATCGGTAAAGGAAGTATGTACAGCAAGGCATATCTAAGCAGTAACGCAAGAGTACCTCTTACCTATGAAGAAGCGCTGCAGGATTATAACCAGATAAAAGAAAAGGACCGTTTTTCCGGGGCTTATGCCAGACTTTATTGCGACTATTTTGGTATCCTATTAGGTATAATACCAGTATTTTTTGTGACCTCCAGGGTACTTAAGGATAAGCATGCCCATGCAAATGAAGTATTATATGGAAAGAGTGCCTCCTCGTCGGTTATTGTAACCGCCCGTCTGGCATCTATCTGCTGTATGCTGTTTCTGCCGGTATTGCTGGTATCCCTTCTGCCTTTATCCCAAGCGGCTTATGCTGCTAAGAATGCAGGTGTTACCGCAGATTATTTTGCATTTCTAAAGTACTGCACCGGTTGGCTTCTGCCGAGTATTCTGGTGGTGGCGGTATTGGGGTATTTCATAAGTGAACTGACAGAAGGAGTTTTCTCCATTCTTATACAGGTGATCTGGTGGTTTATTTCTCTTTTAGCTGGGATGAGCCGGATGGAAGGCGGCTTTGGACTGAATCTTATTCCAAGGTTTAATACCCTTGGGGAATATGGTAATTTTCATAAAAGCTTAGGGCAGCTGATTATTAATCGTTCAGTTTACACCGTGGTAGCGTTGGTGCTTCTGGCAGCGCTAATTTATTTGTATGACACTAAGAGGAAAGGAATTTTACAGAAAAATGGAAAAGTATCAAAAGTTTATCTGCGTAAATCTAAAGCATAA
- a CDS encoding ABC transporter ATP-binding protein, which yields MSREIILKNVSKAYGNKKAVDGVSLNISEGMFGLLGRNGAGKTTLMKILATLHNPTAGEVTVNGIDIKETRKIRSMTGYLPQDFSMYGSMTAYEAMDYLGTLSGMKKEERKERIPELLEKVNLSANHRTKVKAMSGGMRRRLGIAQAILHNPQVLIVDEPTAGLDPEERVRFRNLLCEIAQDRIVILSTHIVGDIEATCEDIAVLDSGKLIFRGTVRELIEMAEGKVYTAEISRMELEELKATHIVTAILSKGSMAEVRFLSETGTPFEKAMLIEPNAEDAYLYLMGRKGGR from the coding sequence ATGAGCCGGGAAATTATTCTAAAGAACGTAAGCAAAGCCTATGGAAATAAGAAGGCTGTTGATGGAGTCAGTCTGAATATCAGTGAGGGTATGTTTGGGCTTTTGGGAAGAAACGGAGCAGGAAAAACAACGCTGATGAAAATTCTTGCCACCTTACATAATCCTACGGCAGGAGAAGTTACAGTGAATGGAATTGATATCAAAGAAACCAGGAAAATACGAAGTATGACAGGCTATCTGCCTCAGGATTTTTCTATGTATGGGAGCATGACAGCATATGAGGCCATGGATTATCTGGGAACTCTCTCCGGTATGAAGAAGGAGGAGAGAAAAGAGCGTATACCGGAACTTTTGGAAAAGGTGAATCTGTCAGCTAACCACAGAACCAAGGTTAAGGCAATGTCCGGTGGAATGCGTAGAAGGCTTGGCATCGCTCAGGCAATACTTCATAATCCCCAGGTTCTCATTGTAGATGAGCCTACAGCAGGGCTTGACCCGGAGGAGAGGGTACGATTTCGAAATCTGTTATGTGAGATAGCACAGGATAGAATTGTTATACTTTCCACCCATATTGTCGGAGATATTGAAGCTACCTGTGAGGATATTGCAGTACTTGACAGCGGAAAGCTCATTTTTCGAGGAACGGTAAGAGAGCTGATTGAGATGGCGGAAGGAAAGGTTTATACCGCAGAAATCTCCAGGATGGAACTGGAGGAGCTAAAAGCAACCCATATTGTTACTGCTATTCTATCAAAGGGAAGCATGGCAGAAGTGCGTTTTCTCTCAGAGACAGGCACGCCTTTTGAAAAAGCAATGCTGATAGAACCGAATGCAGAGGATGCTTATCTTTATCTTATGGGAAGGAAGGGAGGCAGGTAA
- a CDS encoding glycoside hydrolase family 2 protein: protein MLTQYPRPQFQRQNWTNLNGEWNFLFDDDNKGEEEEWYKSFPDSQKILVPYSYETALSGINDQSHHKVLWYQNTFTADMKDKKRMLLHFEGVDFETKVWVNGIFAGSHKGGYAAFQIDVTRMLKEGDNNIALRVEDSLSCEQPRGKQRWKQDNFGCWYIQTTGIWKTVWLEEVPEFYLEKVKMTPDIDKGIIDITAKFSGTKREENTWLQVEISLEGKKICKKQAQVLNGHLHIPVNLIGEEEPWTLALWSPESPKLYDVKFSLLAGEEITDEVDSYFGMRKISIEGDKILLNNLPLYQRLILDQGYWEESHLTPPSEEAMIEDIELILKAGYNGLRKHQKVEDARFLYWCDRKGLLVWSEMASQYIFNDSSIQLFTKEWMEIVEQNYNHPSIITWTPFNESWGIEYIAVDTAQQQFTESIYHLTKSLDGMRPVIVNDGWEHTVSDIITLHDYVEGGEEFLSRYRDKDKILGNEIPFNLVRYAFAKGYSYKGQPVIISEYGGIALTNEKGWGYGEQVKSEDALLSRFDGITSAIKSLDYICGFCYTQLTDVQQEINGLYTMKREPKVNIEKISEINRR, encoded by the coding sequence ATGTTGACACAATACCCAAGGCCCCAATTTCAAAGACAGAATTGGACGAATCTAAACGGAGAATGGAACTTCCTGTTTGACGATGATAACAAGGGAGAAGAGGAAGAATGGTATAAGTCCTTTCCGGATAGTCAGAAGATTCTTGTTCCTTATTCCTATGAGACTGCACTTAGCGGGATTAATGACCAGAGCCATCACAAGGTACTCTGGTATCAAAATACCTTTACAGCAGACATGAAAGATAAGAAACGAATGCTCTTGCATTTTGAAGGAGTGGACTTTGAAACGAAGGTGTGGGTAAATGGTATCTTTGCCGGAAGCCATAAAGGCGGATATGCTGCCTTTCAGATTGATGTTACAAGGATGTTAAAGGAAGGTGATAATAATATTGCCCTTCGCGTGGAAGATAGTTTGAGCTGCGAACAGCCAAGAGGAAAACAGCGCTGGAAACAGGATAACTTCGGCTGCTGGTACATACAGACCACAGGAATCTGGAAAACAGTATGGTTAGAGGAAGTACCGGAGTTCTATTTGGAGAAAGTGAAGATGACTCCGGATATTGATAAAGGAATCATAGATATAACAGCTAAGTTCTCCGGCACTAAGAGAGAAGAAAACACCTGGCTTCAGGTGGAAATATCCCTGGAAGGAAAGAAAATCTGCAAAAAACAGGCACAGGTTTTAAACGGTCACCTTCATATTCCGGTTAATCTCATTGGAGAAGAGGAGCCTTGGACCCTTGCTCTTTGGTCTCCTGAATCACCAAAACTCTATGATGTTAAATTTAGCCTGTTGGCAGGCGAAGAAATAACAGATGAGGTAGACTCTTATTTCGGAATGAGAAAGATATCCATAGAAGGAGATAAGATACTGCTGAATAACCTGCCCCTTTATCAAAGGTTGATTCTGGACCAGGGCTATTGGGAAGAATCTCACCTGACACCGCCTTCGGAAGAAGCAATGATAGAAGATATCGAATTAATATTAAAAGCCGGATACAACGGATTGAGAAAGCATCAGAAAGTAGAGGATGCACGTTTCCTTTACTGGTGTGATCGGAAGGGACTGTTGGTTTGGTCTGAAATGGCTTCCCAGTATATCTTCAATGACAGCAGTATACAGCTCTTTACGAAGGAATGGATGGAGATTGTAGAACAAAATTATAACCATCCTTCCATTATTACCTGGACACCTTTTAATGAAAGCTGGGGTATAGAATACATAGCGGTTGACACAGCCCAGCAGCAGTTTACCGAAAGCATTTACCACCTTACCAAATCCCTTGACGGAATGAGGCCGGTTATTGTAAATGACGGATGGGAGCATACGGTATCTGACATTATTACGCTTCATGACTATGTGGAGGGGGGAGAAGAGTTCCTTTCAAGATATCGTGACAAGGATAAGATTCTTGGAAATGAGATACCTTTTAATCTAGTTCGATATGCTTTTGCAAAAGGCTATAGCTACAAAGGTCAGCCGGTTATCATCAGTGAGTATGGTGGTATTGCTCTGACCAACGAAAAGGGCTGGGGATACGGCGAACAAGTGAAGTCCGAAGACGCGCTGCTTTCCAGATTCGATGGAATTACATCCGCTATCAAATCCCTGGACTATATCTGCGGTTTCTGTTACACCCAGTTAACTGACGTGCAGCAGGAAATTAACGGGCTTTATACGATGAAGCGTGAACCGAAAGTGAATATAGAAAAGATCAGTGAAATAAATCGAAGATAA
- a CDS encoding family 43 glycosylhydrolase: MKRIKTRNAMLICLLAVITLCTLVIGCSKESAPKASPNDGPNSIKDGGIYKIINKATKRPLNMQLSGMVDGAQVWQYGDTGGFDELWRVKKQGDYYTLQSLLTPRNISIRKDSKDTGAIIEVRKPDEKQSSSQLWTLKEYNGSIQIISSLSDYTLGLTENSKKSSILPQMLTFTKDEWQLWDFKEVSLTKDLPYLLPVEGSLFHSSCPQIIKYGDTYYMFIMAPHISIKTSKDLINWTIAGTVFGDKDPSWMNSEVPGYGIWAPSVYKIKEKYYLYYCISTSGSQNSAIGMAVNSTLDMNSPDYHWEDKGVVIRSHTGDDYNCIDPNISIDENGGVFLTFGSYWNGIYQRSIDPDTGLLLKDNSRLYHIARRYANNGAIEAPYIIKRGEYYYLFTAFNPMNNTYHNRVGRSKSIHGPYLDREGKSMLEGGGTPATQGLSELLMPGHASVFQDKDGKYYFVSEYFRKASASILLIGTIHWDKEGWPVTALTPDAVKLLAK; this comes from the coding sequence ATGAAGAGAATTAAGACCCGTAACGCTATGCTAATATGCTTACTTGCAGTCATTACTCTATGCACCCTTGTTATCGGCTGCAGCAAGGAATCAGCACCGAAAGCATCGCCAAATGACGGGCCGAATTCCATAAAAGACGGCGGAATCTATAAAATTATAAATAAAGCTACCAAAAGGCCTCTGAATATGCAGCTAAGCGGCATGGTTGACGGGGCACAGGTATGGCAGTATGGAGATACGGGCGGCTTTGATGAGCTCTGGCGAGTGAAAAAACAAGGGGATTATTACACTCTCCAATCCCTTCTTACCCCCAGAAACATATCTATCCGTAAAGATTCCAAAGACACCGGCGCAATAATAGAGGTCCGGAAACCGGACGAGAAGCAGAGTTCTTCTCAGCTTTGGACTTTGAAAGAGTATAACGGCTCTATACAAATCATATCCTCCCTCTCAGACTATACTCTTGGATTGACAGAGAACTCTAAGAAATCCTCCATCCTTCCCCAGATGTTAACCTTCACGAAGGACGAATGGCAGTTATGGGATTTCAAGGAAGTATCCTTAACGAAGGATTTGCCTTATCTGCTGCCGGTAGAAGGAAGCCTCTTCCACTCCTCCTGCCCCCAAATCATAAAATATGGTGACACCTATTACATGTTTATCATGGCCCCTCATATCAGTATCAAGACCTCAAAAGACCTGATAAATTGGACAATTGCAGGAACAGTGTTTGGCGACAAAGACCCTTCCTGGATGAACAGCGAGGTTCCGGGCTATGGTATATGGGCACCAAGTGTCTATAAGATAAAAGAGAAATACTACCTGTATTACTGCATTTCGACTTCAGGCAGTCAGAATTCTGCCATCGGTATGGCTGTGAATAGTACCTTGGATATGAATTCTCCTGATTATCACTGGGAGGATAAAGGAGTGGTGATCCGCTCCCATACAGGGGATGATTATAATTGCATTGATCCGAATATCTCCATAGATGAGAACGGAGGTGTATTCTTAACTTTTGGTTCCTATTGGAACGGTATCTACCAGCGCAGTATTGACCCGGATACAGGTCTGCTGCTAAAAGATAATTCCAGACTTTATCACATTGCCAGACGTTATGCCAATAATGGTGCCATTGAGGCTCCTTATATCATCAAGCGCGGGGAATATTATTATCTTTTTACTGCCTTTAATCCTATGAACAATACTTATCACAACCGTGTTGGACGTTCCAAAAGCATTCATGGCCCTTATCTCGACAGAGAAGGGAAGTCCATGCTAGAAGGCGGCGGAACTCCTGCGACTCAGGGGCTCTCAGAGCTTCTTATGCCGGGACATGCTTCTGTTTTCCAGGATAAAGACGGAAAGTATTATTTTGTAAGTGAGTATTTTAGAAAAGCCAGCGCAAGTATTCTCCTAATCGGTACAATTCACTGGGATAAGGAAGGCTGGCCTGTTACCGCATTGACTCCTGACGCTGTAAAACTATTGGCAAAGTAA
- a CDS encoding response regulator transcription factor produces MAYKILIVDDEEDILRMLKDYFELSGYAVYTADSGMSAIEKISVNPDIILLDINMPDMDGLSVCKKIRNHVNVPIVFLTAKVEEQDRINGLMLGGDDYITKPFSFEELHARVTAHLRREERQKGTKKIRIAGDLLIEYDARKVYWGEEEISLTRTEFDIVEILSLHKGQIFDKEAIYEKLWGYDKEGSSNIITEHIRRIRTKIGGYYQRDVIETVWGVGYRWII; encoded by the coding sequence ATGGCCTATAAAATACTTATCGTTGATGATGAAGAAGATATATTAAGAATGCTAAAAGATTATTTCGAGCTATCCGGTTATGCTGTATATACCGCAGACAGCGGAATGTCTGCTATCGAGAAAATATCCGTTAACCCGGATATCATACTCCTTGACATTAATATGCCGGATATGGACGGGCTTTCCGTATGTAAAAAGATACGTAATCATGTAAATGTCCCCATCGTATTTCTGACAGCTAAGGTGGAGGAGCAGGATAGAATCAATGGGCTCATGCTTGGAGGTGATGATTATATCACAAAACCCTTTAGCTTCGAGGAATTACATGCCAGAGTGACAGCACATCTGCGCCGGGAGGAGAGGCAAAAAGGAACCAAAAAGATAAGGATAGCAGGAGATCTTCTAATTGAATATGATGCCAGAAAAGTGTATTGGGGCGAGGAAGAGATTAGCCTGACCAGAACAGAATTTGATATTGTAGAGATTCTAAGCCTTCATAAGGGCCAGATTTTTGATAAGGAAGCAATTTATGAGAAGCTCTGGGGGTATGATAAGGAGGGCAGCAGTAATATCATAACCGAGCATATCCGAAGGATCCGGACTAAGATTGGCGGATATTATCAGAGGGATGTGATCGAAACAGTTTGGGGAGTTGGTTACCGATGGATAATTTAG
- a CDS encoding ArsR/SmtB family transcription factor, protein MKESLKLNLEKKEELVNIGKAFSSSTRIDILEFLSNKPAIITDVASHFNIPLSSAALHIKTLESAGLISVQPIPGSKGAQKLCGALVSNVNVDVCLDLGLNSKYLFREDMPIGCYFDYNVSPPCGIVSEVSDLGAEDSISGFFSTERYKAQLIWLTYGHLEYRFSNTILKSNSANKIQFTFEICSEALGYNPNWRSDVSIWMNNTEIGILECPGDYGGRRGKLNPYWWNDASTQYGDLRKIWITEKGCFIDEQKVSNHTISSLGLNKNSFISFKIGVKPNAKYVGGMNLFGEKFGDYPQNIVMEVFHEEN, encoded by the coding sequence ATGAAAGAAAGTTTGAAGCTAAATCTTGAAAAGAAGGAGGAACTTGTGAATATCGGAAAGGCTTTTTCCTCCTCTACACGTATTGATATTCTCGAGTTCCTTTCGAATAAGCCAGCCATTATTACCGATGTGGCCTCCCATTTTAATATTCCCCTCTCCAGCGCAGCACTTCATATTAAAACATTGGAAAGTGCCGGACTGATTTCTGTTCAACCCATTCCCGGCTCAAAAGGAGCTCAAAAGCTCTGCGGTGCACTGGTATCCAATGTTAATGTGGATGTATGTCTTGATCTGGGCTTAAATTCTAAGTACCTGTTCCGGGAGGATATGCCTATCGGCTGCTATTTCGATTATAATGTATCTCCGCCCTGTGGTATCGTATCAGAAGTTTCCGATCTTGGTGCAGAAGACAGCATCAGCGGTTTCTTTAGTACAGAGCGCTATAAAGCCCAGTTAATCTGGCTGACTTACGGACATTTGGAATACCGTTTTTCCAATACCATCTTAAAATCCAATTCCGCTAATAAGATTCAGTTCACTTTTGAAATCTGTTCAGAAGCCTTAGGATACAATCCTAACTGGCGCTCCGATGTCAGCATCTGGATGAACAATACCGAGATAGGCATCCTGGAATGCCCCGGAGACTATGGCGGAAGAAGAGGTAAGTTAAATCCCTACTGGTGGAACGATGCTTCTACCCAATACGGAGATTTGAGAAAGATCTGGATTACGGAAAAGGGCTGTTTTATCGATGAGCAGAAGGTTTCAAACCATACCATTTCCTCTCTTGGTTTGAATAAGAACAGCTTTATTTCCTTTAAGATCGGCGTGAAGCCCAATGCGAAATACGTCGGCGGAATGAATTTATTCGGAGAAAAGTTCGGAGATTACCCCCAGAACATTGTAATGGAGGTATTTCATGAAGAGAATTAA
- a CDS encoding HAMP domain-containing sensor histidine kinase has protein sequence MDNLEYQINRLKVFLNNSSLKKALGLYIIIAILLCGASYFATYLFCEGWKNVIMSGEGVKNYTVIYKDTQGYTVNTEELPKKINDILRLLDQAEAFSVFFYASIAIVMVSHMYYKNKLKEPLDILKKEMEAVSRDDLSMDCRYLSGDEMGDICEAFNQMRLQLIDNRRNTWKLVNDQRELNAAFAHDIRTPLTVMKGYTQILRKFQSGGQISEEKLMETLTLIENQVDRLEQFANTMKEINTFEELELVRRQTTGGKLISEIKELLSVMAGAIPKVDFIMEADHEESEMVLDSRVVLEVAENLMGNALRYAKEKIQIQLQLENGKLYLYVKDDGKGFDKKALSNAKTPYFTTEKGHYGLGLTICRLLCEKHGGMLEITNGIHGGGIVCASFFVM, from the coding sequence ATGGATAATTTAGAATATCAGATTAATCGCTTAAAGGTTTTTTTGAATAATTCCAGTTTGAAAAAAGCATTGGGATTATATATTATAATTGCGATTCTTCTCTGCGGAGCAAGTTACTTTGCCACTTACCTTTTTTGTGAAGGCTGGAAAAATGTTATTATGTCTGGAGAAGGGGTAAAGAATTATACCGTAATCTATAAAGATACTCAAGGTTATACGGTGAATACAGAGGAGCTGCCAAAGAAAATTAACGACATACTAAGACTTCTTGACCAGGCAGAAGCATTTTCCGTATTTTTCTATGCAAGCATTGCTATTGTTATGGTCAGTCATATGTATTATAAAAATAAACTAAAGGAACCACTGGATATCCTGAAAAAAGAAATGGAAGCGGTAAGCAGGGACGATCTTAGTATGGACTGCCGTTATTTAAGCGGAGACGAAATGGGAGATATCTGTGAGGCTTTTAATCAAATGAGGCTTCAATTAATAGATAACCGCAGAAATACCTGGAAACTGGTAAATGACCAAAGAGAGTTAAATGCTGCTTTTGCTCATGATATCAGAACTCCTTTGACGGTTATGAAAGGATATACGCAGATTCTACGTAAATTCCAGTCGGGTGGACAGATATCGGAAGAAAAACTTATGGAAACCCTTACTCTTATCGAGAATCAGGTGGACAGGCTGGAGCAGTTTGCTAACACCATGAAAGAAATCAATACATTTGAAGAACTGGAGCTAGTAAGAAGGCAGACAACAGGTGGCAAACTGATATCTGAGATAAAAGAACTTCTTTCTGTAATGGCTGGGGCTATACCCAAGGTGGATTTTATTATGGAAGCAGACCATGAAGAGTCGGAAATGGTTCTTGATAGCAGGGTGGTCCTGGAGGTGGCGGAGAATCTAATGGGAAATGCCCTTCGCTATGCAAAGGAAAAGATTCAGATACAGCTTCAACTGGAAAACGGAAAGTTGTATCTCTATGTCAAGGATGATGGTAAAGGTTTTGATAAGAAAGCCCTGTCAAATGCAAAAACTCCCTACTTTACGACAGAAAAGGGGCATTATGGACTGGGGCTTACAATCTGCAGGCTCTTATGTGAAAAACATGGAGGAATGCTTGAGATAACCAACGGAATTCATGGAGGCGGTATTGTTTGTGCAAGTTTTTTCGTGATGTAG
- a CDS encoding deoxyguanosinetriphosphate triphosphohydrolase — protein MMEWDKLLAFNMQVEREEEPRDFEKYPISDLEKDYKSIISSAAFRRLQDKTQVFPLDKSDFVRTRLTHSIEVSTIARQLGIMITRNTTQYLQEDFKNNSKFAEEIPVVLSCAGLLHDIGNPPFGHFGEVVIGEWFKKEFKNPNFRYKGKPVAKVLQEQMKKDLENFEGNAQALRILSKVKNNQQGYDVNLTYGVLNTLIKYPTNSLDFDGESEDIKKHKLGYFYAERNTMEYICTITGTKKEKEYIRHPLVYLMEAADDIAYATADLEDALKKGLFSLNQFIEYFDRKVNDISNSSYKKYTQELIADLRKRINENDRSIEGDLIAFQKWMEHVRKWLMYIVSYRFSKSYTEIMNGTFKEDMFYETNHQESIKILKGAMKEFVYDNIEIIKLELSAKKIISALMDDFIYAVLHWDADSSLEADEYSLSKADKKLISIISANYKEDYKCARTENEAENLYLRFLLVTDYISGMTDSYAKNLYQELNGLK, from the coding sequence ATGATGGAATGGGATAAGCTATTAGCATTTAATATGCAGGTGGAAAGAGAAGAAGAACCAAGGGATTTTGAAAAATATCCGATCAGTGATTTGGAGAAAGATTATAAATCCATAATATCAAGTGCGGCCTTTCGAAGATTGCAAGACAAGACACAGGTATTTCCTTTGGATAAGAGTGATTTTGTAAGAACCAGGTTAACACATTCCATTGAGGTTTCTACAATAGCCAGGCAGTTAGGTATCATGATTACCAGAAATACAACCCAATATTTGCAGGAAGACTTTAAAAATAACAGTAAATTTGCGGAAGAAATCCCGGTTGTACTATCCTGTGCCGGACTCCTCCATGATATTGGAAATCCTCCCTTTGGTCATTTTGGAGAGGTAGTTATCGGAGAATGGTTCAAAAAGGAATTTAAGAATCCAAACTTCAGATACAAAGGGAAACCGGTAGCGAAAGTGCTGCAGGAGCAAATGAAAAAGGATCTGGAGAATTTTGAAGGTAATGCACAGGCTTTAAGAATTCTTTCCAAAGTAAAAAACAACCAGCAGGGTTATGATGTAAACTTAACCTATGGTGTTTTAAATACACTTATAAAATATCCTACGAATTCCTTGGATTTTGATGGTGAGAGTGAAGATATCAAAAAACATAAGCTTGGTTACTTCTATGCGGAAAGAAATACCATGGAATATATCTGCACGATTACCGGAACCAAGAAGGAAAAGGAATATATAAGACATCCTCTTGTATATTTGATGGAAGCCGCGGATGATATAGCTTATGCTACTGCAGATTTGGAAGATGCCCTGAAAAAAGGTTTGTTTTCACTGAATCAGTTCATAGAGTATTTTGACAGAAAGGTAAATGATATCTCCAATTCCTCCTACAAGAAATATACCCAGGAATTAATAGCAGATTTGCGAAAACGTATAAATGAAAATGACAGAAGCATCGAAGGAGACCTGATTGCATTTCAGAAATGGATGGAGCACGTAAGAAAATGGCTGATGTATATCGTATCCTACCGATTTTCAAAAAGTTATACGGAGATTATGAACGGAACCTTTAAAGAGGATATGTTCTATGAAACCAATCATCAGGAATCCATAAAGATATTAAAAGGTGCAATGAAGGAGTTCGTATACGACAATATTGAAATAATAAAGTTGGAATTATCCGCGAAGAAGATTATCAGCGCATTAATGGACGATTTTATTTATGCGGTGTTGCACTGGGATGCTGATAGTTCCCTGGAGGCGGATGAATACAGTCTTTCAAAAGCAGATAAAAAGTTAATAAGCATAATTTCGGCGAATTATAAGGAAGATTACAAATGTGCAAGAACGGAAAACGAGGCTGAAAATTTGTATTTAAGATTCCTGCTGGTTACAGATTATATAAGCGGAATGACAGATTCTTATGCAAAAAATCTATACCAGGAATTAAATGGACTAAAATAA